A part of Candidatus Melainabacteria bacterium genomic DNA contains:
- a CDS encoding response regulator has protein sequence MRLVRSSPISCAKEGRAMLQEQPVNILVVDDQPENLIALEAVLEALGQNVVKAHSGKDALKALLHDDFAIVILDVNMPGMNGFETASLFRQRENSKHTPIIFLTAMYTEDADRALGYSLGAVDFIVKPFNADVLKSKVSVFVDLFKKTQEIKRQAELIAEIEKQRAQEEKDRLETEKQLIHQELLRQEMETELLEERSRQLQKADRLKTEFLANMSHEIRTPMNGVIGMAELLLHTSLTTEQREFARIIRESAQALLIIINDILDLSKIEAGKLDLEMIDFELVPLVEGTAELLSEQARYKNIAVMTFIDPELPRVLKGDSGRLRQVLLNLIGNAMKFTDKGEVVIRATKSDASNGDGKVLISFAVKDTGIGLSADAIDRLFRPFSQADGSTTRKFGGTGLGLSISKRLVELMGGRIGVTSTVGEGSLFWFEVPFAVGPATRSTTLDPEKLESTRVLVVDDQDSARTIIQAYVKSWGMSCDSASSVDEALKILKERAKSKNPFDIVITDLAMPEHDGFNLLKRIKQEKSLKNTKVFLCTGYDIKNQGEKALESGFSAYLTKPVQQSRLFNSIAKVMITDDVSKELLKHEMSEGSDATPEKAMVLIAEDNPVNQKVAMLQLKKLGYGSFAVGSGRKAIEELKKRNYALVLMDCQMPDMDGFETTGVIRKSETMTGKHIPIIGLTAHAMEGDREKCIAAGMDDYLSKPTSLEKMSKMLSKWTEESDGKNQKDTDERLQDLEKVLPEELLAELMPLFLVSTQRSLDEIRAALVDKNLEKIIDKAHEIKGAAAGMGATKVSAISKELECAGKASDWQTIPLHFNRLERSFEVLKKIVDELPVPIVESG, from the coding sequence ATGAGATTGGTCCGTTCGTCTCCAATATCGTGCGCGAAGGAGGGGCGAGCAATGCTACAAGAGCAACCGGTTAACATATTGGTCGTTGATGATCAGCCGGAAAATCTGATCGCTCTCGAGGCTGTTCTTGAGGCGCTCGGGCAGAACGTGGTTAAAGCGCATTCTGGAAAAGATGCTTTGAAAGCGCTCTTGCATGATGATTTTGCGATTGTAATTTTAGACGTAAATATGCCTGGTATGAACGGGTTCGAGACCGCATCGCTCTTCAGGCAGCGCGAAAACTCCAAGCATACGCCGATTATTTTTCTTACCGCTATGTATACGGAAGACGCCGACAGGGCGCTTGGATATTCGCTCGGTGCAGTCGATTTCATCGTTAAACCATTCAATGCAGATGTGTTGAAATCTAAGGTCAGCGTCTTTGTCGACTTGTTCAAGAAAACGCAGGAGATCAAGCGACAAGCTGAACTGATAGCCGAGATTGAGAAGCAACGGGCGCAAGAGGAGAAAGATCGGTTAGAAACCGAAAAGCAATTGATTCATCAAGAGTTACTCAGGCAAGAAATGGAGACTGAGCTATTGGAAGAGCGCAGTCGTCAGCTGCAGAAAGCCGATCGCTTGAAGACGGAGTTCCTGGCTAATATGAGTCATGAAATTCGCACACCGATGAATGGTGTGATTGGTATGGCCGAACTGCTCTTGCATACCTCGCTCACAACAGAGCAACGCGAATTCGCGCGAATTATCAGGGAGTCCGCGCAGGCTCTTCTGATTATCATCAACGACATTCTAGACCTCTCCAAGATTGAGGCGGGAAAGCTGGATCTGGAGATGATCGATTTTGAGCTGGTACCACTTGTCGAGGGTACTGCAGAATTGCTGAGCGAGCAGGCTCGATATAAGAATATTGCTGTAATGACTTTTATCGATCCCGAATTGCCCCGAGTGTTGAAAGGCGATTCAGGGCGTCTCAGGCAGGTGTTGCTTAATCTCATAGGCAATGCCATGAAGTTCACCGACAAGGGTGAGGTTGTAATTCGCGCCACCAAATCTGATGCATCAAATGGTGATGGAAAAGTCTTGATTAGCTTTGCTGTCAAAGACACTGGCATCGGCTTGTCGGCTGATGCAATAGACCGCCTGTTTCGCCCGTTCTCTCAGGCCGACGGCTCGACTACTCGCAAGTTTGGTGGAACTGGGCTTGGTCTGTCGATCTCAAAGCGACTGGTTGAATTGATGGGCGGACGGATTGGTGTTACGAGCACCGTGGGAGAAGGCTCCTTATTCTGGTTTGAAGTGCCCTTTGCGGTCGGACCAGCTACCAGAAGTACTACGTTGGACCCTGAAAAGTTGGAGAGTACACGCGTTCTTGTCGTCGATGACCAGGACAGCGCGCGCACTATCATTCAGGCTTATGTCAAATCCTGGGGTATGAGTTGTGATTCTGCGAGCAGCGTCGATGAAGCATTGAAGATCTTGAAAGAGCGAGCTAAGTCCAAAAATCCCTTTGATATCGTCATAACTGATCTTGCTATGCCGGAGCATGATGGATTCAATTTGTTGAAACGTATCAAGCAAGAAAAGTCTCTGAAGAATACGAAAGTTTTTCTCTGCACCGGATACGATATCAAGAATCAAGGTGAAAAAGCTCTCGAATCGGGCTTCTCTGCCTACTTGACCAAGCCTGTGCAGCAGTCGCGATTGTTCAACTCGATTGCGAAGGTAATGATTACCGATGATGTAAGCAAAGAGTTGCTCAAGCATGAGATGTCCGAAGGCTCTGATGCAACGCCAGAAAAAGCGATGGTGTTGATTGCCGAAGACAATCCGGTAAATCAGAAAGTGGCAATGTTGCAACTGAAGAAATTGGGCTATGGCTCTTTTGCGGTGGGAAGCGGCAGAAAGGCGATCGAAGAGCTAAAGAAGCGGAATTATGCGCTTGTGTTGATGGATTGCCAGATGCCTGATATGGATGGATTCGAGACGACCGGCGTAATTCGCAAGTCAGAAACGATGACTGGAAAGCACATCCCCATTATCGGGTTGACGGCACACGCCATGGAGGGCGACCGGGAGAAGTGCATAGCGGCGGGCATGGATGATTATTTGAGCAAGCCGACTTCGCTCGAGAAGATGTCTAAGATGCTTTCGAAGTGGACCGAAGAGAGCGATGGTAAGAACCAGAAAGACACAGACGAGCGCCTGCAAGACCTGGAGAAGGTGCTTCCAGAAGAATTGTTGGCGGAATTGATGCCGCTTTTCCTTGTTTCGACACAAAGGTCGTTGGATGAGATACGTGCTGCACTTGTGGACAAGAATCTTGAGAAGATAATTGATAAAGCCCATGAGATCAAAGGGGCGGCTGCCGGCATGGGCGCCACAAAAGTGTCAGCAATCAGTAAGGAATTGGAATGTGCCGGGAAAGCTAGTGACTGGCAAACCATCCCCCTGCACTTCAATCGCCTGGAGAGGTCGTTTGAAGTACTGAAGAAAATAGTCGATGAACTACCTGTTCCGATTGTCGAATCAGGCTAA